A genomic window from Candidatus Denitrolinea symbiosum includes:
- a CDS encoding LPS biosynthesis protein WbpP, whose protein sequence is MNVLVTGGAGFIGSHIVRGLLERGDRVRVLDNFSTGKRGSLDGLDVEIVEADLRDASRLTEACRGVETVFHQAAFVSVPQSMQEPLDCFDVNVTGTASLLEAARKHGVKRVVFASSAAVYGDSDAYPLSEETPLRPLSPYASSKRVDEIYGQLYTASFGVEVVGLRYFNVYGPRQRPDSQYAAAVPIFIRRLLDNKPVTIFGDGGQTRDLIFVGDVVRANFVAAAHPSAPGGVFNICTGNETRILDLVEILQDLFPSAPAPEFAAPRAGDIYRSIGSPQKAAETIGFRAEVSLTDGLARTAEWMKES, encoded by the coding sequence ATGAACGTACTCGTCACCGGCGGCGCGGGATTCATCGGCTCGCACATCGTACGCGGCCTGCTCGAACGCGGCGACCGCGTCCGCGTCCTCGACAACTTCTCGACCGGCAAACGCGGCAGCCTCGACGGACTCGACGTGGAGATCGTGGAGGCCGACCTGCGCGACGCCTCGCGCCTGACCGAGGCCTGCCGCGGCGTCGAGACGGTCTTCCACCAGGCCGCGTTCGTCTCCGTCCCCCAATCCATGCAGGAGCCGCTCGACTGCTTCGACGTGAACGTGACGGGCACCGCGTCGCTGCTGGAGGCCGCGCGCAAACACGGCGTGAAGCGCGTCGTCTTCGCCTCCAGCGCGGCGGTCTACGGCGATTCGGACGCCTACCCGCTCTCCGAGGAGACTCCGCTCCGTCCGCTCTCGCCCTACGCCTCCTCCAAGCGCGTGGATGAAATCTACGGCCAGCTTTACACTGCCTCATTCGGAGTGGAAGTCGTCGGCTTGCGCTACTTCAACGTCTACGGGCCGCGCCAGCGACCCGATTCGCAATACGCCGCGGCCGTGCCGATCTTCATCCGCCGCCTGCTCGACAATAAACCCGTCACCATCTTCGGCGACGGCGGCCAGACGCGCGACCTGATCTTCGTCGGGGACGTGGTGCGCGCCAATTTTGTCGCGGCCGCCCACCCGTCCGCGCCGGGAGGCGTGTTCAACATCTGCACGGGAAACGAGACGCGCATCCTCGACCTCGTGGAAATTTTGCAGGACCTGTTCCCGTCCGCGCCTGCGCCCGAATTCGCCGCGCCGCGCGCGGGCGACATCTATCGCTCCATCGGCAGTCCGCAAAAAGCCGCAGAGACGATCGGCTTCCGCGCCGAGGTCTCGCTGACCGACGGGCTGGCGAGGACGGCGGAGTGGATGAAGGAGTCATAG
- a CDS encoding HicB family protein: protein MRFKIVLEKSDEGGYTVYVPSLPGCISEGDTKEDALKNIQEAIELYLEPVEDDWILDEHNLVQEIEV from the coding sequence ATGCGGTTTAAAATTGTTCTCGAAAAAAGCGATGAAGGCGGCTACACAGTTTACGTACCGTCCCTGCCGGGTTGCATAAGTGAGGGAGATACGAAGGAAGATGCGCTGAAAAACATCCAGGAGGCAATTGAGTTGTATCTGGAGCCGGTTGAAGATGATTGGATCCTGGATGAACATAACCTGGTGCAGGAAATCGAAGTATGA
- a CDS encoding pyridoxal-5'-phosphate-dependent protein: MNSIPRLRFAHLPTPIEELPRLSSTLGGPRLLVKRDDQTGLALGGNKTRKLEFLVAEAQEQGARTLISAGAIQSNHCRQTAAAAARFGFECILVLTGDLPARPSGNLTLDHLLGARIVNVADRKDRDRILQEIFDRAAAEGKKPYLVPYGGSSPTGALGYAFAVEEVMKQGIEADWFVFGTSSGGTHAGLMLGQRVFGFKGKILGISIDECVEWLQETVSALATKASEKLGERIGFAPADVAANADYCRAGYGVLTEAEREAVRLFARTEGLLLDPVYTGRAAAGLIDLIRKEFFKKDETVLFWNTGGQTALFAEKYADIA, translated from the coding sequence GTGAACTCCATCCCCCGACTCCGCTTCGCTCATCTTCCGACTCCCATCGAGGAGCTGCCGCGTCTCTCCTCGACTTTGGGCGGGCCGCGCCTCCTCGTCAAACGCGACGACCAGACCGGGCTGGCCCTCGGCGGGAACAAGACCCGCAAACTGGAATTCCTCGTCGCGGAGGCGCAGGAGCAGGGCGCGCGGACGCTCATCTCCGCGGGCGCGATCCAGTCCAATCACTGCCGACAGACGGCGGCCGCGGCGGCGCGCTTCGGCTTTGAATGTATCCTCGTGTTGACGGGCGACCTGCCCGCGCGGCCATCCGGCAACCTGACGCTCGACCATCTCCTCGGCGCGCGCATCGTCAACGTGGCGGACCGGAAAGACCGTGACCGAATCTTGCAGGAGATCTTCGACCGCGCCGCGGCGGAGGGGAAGAAGCCCTACCTCGTCCCGTACGGCGGATCGAGTCCCACCGGCGCGCTGGGCTACGCGTTCGCCGTGGAGGAGGTGATGAAGCAGGGCATTGAAGCGGACTGGTTCGTCTTCGGCACGTCCTCGGGCGGGACGCACGCGGGGCTGATGCTGGGTCAACGCGTGTTCGGGTTCAAAGGCAAAATTTTGGGAATCAGCATTGACGAGTGTGTGGAGTGGCTGCAGGAGACCGTCTCCGCGTTGGCGACGAAGGCGAGCGAAAAGCTGGGGGAGCGGATCGGGTTCGCGCCGGCCGACGTGGCCGCGAACGCCGACTACTGCCGCGCCGGCTACGGGGTCCTGACCGAGGCGGAGCGCGAAGCCGTCCGCTTGTTCGCGCGGACGGAGGGTCTGCTCCTCGATCCCGTCTACACCGGCCGCGCCGCGGCGGGGTTGATCGACCTGATCCGCAAGGAGTTTTTCAAGAAGGACGAAACCGTCCTGTTTTGGAACACGGGCGGGCAGACGGCGCTGTTCGCGGAGAAGTACGCCGACATCGCATGA
- a CDS encoding methicillin resistance protein, whose amino-acid sequence MTEASLAEWNRFLAGRSDAHILQTGEWGELKSAFGWDAARMVSGDSGIQILFRRLPLGFTIAYAPKPVFGDQSSVSRDRFWTEVDLVCRKRRAVFLKIEPDLWENQKLETWNLKLETSFHNIQPPRTILVDIKGTEAEILARMKQKTRYNIRLAEKKGVAVRAWDDIPAFHKMMLATGARDRFGVHSLEYYRRAYELFRPKGMAELLMAEFEGKPLAALMVFARGRRAWYMYGASTDEERNRMPTYLLQWDAMKWARSKGAEAYDLWGVPDEDEKTLEESFETRRDGLWGVYRFKRGFGGELKRAQQAVDRVYNPLLYRLILLWMRVRRVDD is encoded by the coding sequence ATGACAGAAGCATCGCTTGCTGAATGGAATCGTTTTTTGGCGGGGCGTTCCGACGCGCACATCCTCCAGACGGGCGAATGGGGCGAACTGAAGTCGGCGTTTGGCTGGGACGCGGCGCGGATGGTCTCTGGCGATTCTGGAATCCAAATTTTATTCCGCAGGCTGCCGCTGGGATTCACGATCGCGTACGCGCCGAAGCCGGTGTTCGGCGATCAATCATCAGTGAGCAGGGATCGGTTTTGGACGGAAGTGGATTTGGTTTGTCGAAAACGCCGCGCGGTCTTTCTTAAAATCGAACCCGATCTTTGGGAGAACCAAAAACTTGAAACCTGGAACCTGAAACTCGAAACTTCGTTCCATAACATCCAGCCCCCTCGCACGATCCTCGTTGACATAAAAGGAACCGAGGCTGAAATCCTGGCGCGCATGAAGCAGAAGACGCGCTACAACATCCGACTCGCGGAGAAAAAGGGAGTCGCCGTCCGCGCCTGGGACGACATCCCCGCTTTCCACAAAATGATGCTGGCGACGGGCGCGCGCGACCGCTTCGGAGTCCACTCGCTGGAATATTATCGCCGCGCCTACGAGTTGTTCCGTCCGAAAGGCATGGCGGAATTGCTGATGGCCGAGTTTGAGGGAAAGCCGCTCGCCGCGCTGATGGTCTTCGCCCGCGGACGCCGCGCCTGGTACATGTACGGCGCGTCCACAGATGAGGAGCGCAATCGTATGCCGACTTACCTGCTTCAATGGGATGCGATGAAGTGGGCGCGCTCCAAAGGCGCGGAAGCATACGACCTGTGGGGCGTTCCCGACGAAGACGAAAAGACGCTCGAGGAAAGCTTCGAGACGCGTCGCGATGGCTTGTGGGGAGTCTATCGTTTCAAGCGCGGCTTCGGCGGAGAGTTGAAACGCGCACAGCAGGCGGTGGATCGCGTCTATAATCCGTTGTTGTATCGGTTGATTTTACTGTGGATGAGAGTTCGCAGAGTTGACGATTGA
- a CDS encoding polyprenyl glycosylphosphotransferase (exopolysaccharide biosynthesis), with protein MAERPTRPISLRLRSSEHRTILFVGDLIAASLAGIGAYYSWLGYAWYKLIASGIPPLRAMKFFPSADVPFWFYVLPLVWVVFLVELYDPRVSSHRGLTLRGILLSAILGLMLYSLFFIFSSNAKSFESLPRVLVGAFLLIASLLTLLWRLLYIRLYTSSGLQRRILVVGAGKAGRTLARLYKSMNPPPFHFIGFIDDDREKAGKTYEGYPVFGNSDRLLQTLEEQRVSDIVIGIMGAMRGITFQRILDAQESGVEIIPMPTMYEEMTGRVPIQHLDSDWLIRSFVDQARVSGFYEMFKRLLDIVGGLAGLALLCILFPFIAPAIVIDSGFPIFYTQSRFGRGGRIFNIRKFRTMFKDAEVDGKPRLATENDPRVTRVGNFLRKTRLDELPQFWNVVNGEMSLVGPRAERPELVAEFQRQIPFYRARLLTKPGLTGWAQINYGYVANVTETAVKLEYDLYYIKHRTLMMDIQIVLRTIGTVVRAGGR; from the coding sequence ATGGCTGAACGTCCCACCCGGCCGATCAGCCTGCGTTTAAGGTCGAGCGAGCATCGTACGATACTCTTTGTCGGCGATCTGATCGCGGCTTCGCTCGCGGGAATCGGCGCCTATTATTCCTGGTTGGGATATGCCTGGTACAAATTGATCGCCAGCGGCATTCCTCCGCTGCGCGCCATGAAGTTCTTTCCCAGCGCCGACGTTCCTTTCTGGTTTTATGTCCTGCCTTTGGTTTGGGTCGTCTTTCTGGTGGAATTGTATGATCCGCGCGTTTCGTCGCATCGCGGACTGACTTTGCGCGGCATTTTGCTCTCGGCGATTTTGGGGTTGATGCTGTATTCCCTGTTTTTTATCTTTTCTTCCAACGCCAAATCCTTCGAATCTTTGCCTCGCGTCCTTGTGGGCGCGTTCCTGCTCATCGCCTCGCTCCTGACGCTGCTCTGGCGCCTGCTCTACATCCGCCTCTACACCTCGTCGGGACTCCAGCGCCGCATTCTCGTCGTCGGCGCGGGCAAGGCGGGACGGACGCTGGCCCGCCTCTACAAATCCATGAACCCGCCGCCCTTCCATTTCATCGGCTTCATTGACGACGACCGCGAGAAGGCCGGCAAGACTTACGAAGGGTATCCCGTCTTCGGGAACAGCGACCGATTACTCCAGACGCTGGAAGAACAACGCGTCTCCGACATCGTCATCGGCATCATGGGCGCGATGCGCGGCATCACCTTCCAGCGCATCCTCGACGCGCAGGAGAGCGGCGTGGAGATCATCCCCATGCCCACGATGTACGAGGAAATGACGGGACGCGTCCCCATCCAGCACCTCGATTCCGACTGGCTCATCCGTTCCTTCGTGGACCAGGCGCGCGTGAGCGGCTTCTACGAAATGTTCAAACGCCTGCTCGACATCGTCGGCGGGCTGGCCGGCCTGGCGCTGCTCTGCATCCTGTTTCCGTTCATCGCGCCGGCGATCGTCATTGACAGCGGCTTTCCCATTTTCTACACCCAGTCTCGTTTTGGCAGGGGCGGACGGATCTTCAACATCCGAAAATTCCGCACCATGTTCAAAGACGCCGAAGTGGACGGCAAGCCGCGCCTCGCCACAGAGAACGACCCGCGCGTCACGCGCGTCGGAAACTTCCTCCGCAAAACGCGCCTCGACGAACTGCCGCAATTCTGGAACGTCGTCAACGGCGAGATGAGCCTCGTCGGGCCGCGTGCCGAGCGCCCCGAATTGGTGGCCGAGTTCCAGCGGCAGATCCCCTTCTACCGCGCCCGTCTCCTGACCAAGCCCGGACTCACCGGCTGGGCGCAGATTAACTATGGCTACGTCGCCAACGTCACCGAGACGGCGGTCAAACTCGAATACGATCTCTATTACATCAAACATCGCACTTTAATGATGGACATCCAAATCGTCCTCCGCACCATCGGCACAGTCGTGCGCGCGGGCGGGAGGTAG
- a CDS encoding penicillin acylase family protein: MKKLGKFLLRGLIVVVVLALIAGAGGAYYFKSYLPKTVALKSFPQIDGEIKMDGLDGAVDIYRDQMGIPHIYASTTHDLFFAQGYVHAQERFWQMDAWRHIGSGTLSEMFGAGQVKTDSFLRTLGWKQVAEKEYEQLSPDAKAIADAYADGVNAYLKDHDGDAASLEYAIVKLLSPDYKIQPWTPVNSLTWGKAMAWDLGGNMDDEIERAVLLKTLTPEQLAEIFPAYPEDYPVIVPKIGNQASARGDSPSAIGYSSLPGVDFQSVTDNFARVDALLGPRGSAIGSNSWAVSGQLTTTGKPLLANDMHLGIQMPSIWFQNSLHCAPKSDACPFEVTGFSFAGVPGVVAGHNDRIAWAFTNLGPDVQDLYIEKVNPDNPNQYEVDGKWVDFETRKETIGVVGGEAVEITVRVTRHGPVISDTYGPLKDNVDPKSEATPFKDKAGIELPQNYVIALAWTALSPNSPFEAIWGFNRAQNWDEFRAAARMWSVPAQNLLYADVDGNIGYQTPGNIPIRKNGDGTLPVPGWDSQYDWTGYIPFDELPYVFNPQSGYIVTANNQANPRGYPYLITKDWDYGQRAARIVDMIVNAPGKIDAAYIQSMHGDSKSLNAEALVPVLLSVNLDSRAASVRAQFLASWDYQERADSQAAFVFESFWVNLLTDTFKDDLPKNYRPGGGSRWYLVTRNLIQQPDSPWWDDKSTADKVETRDDIFVRAFSETVAQIEKEYGKDAAKWPAWGKLHTATFRNQTLGESGIGLIENLFNRGPFVTGGGESIVNATGWAMGRSFEVDWLPSEREIVDLGNLDASLALHTTGQSGHAYHPHYDDMIPLWADVQYQPMWWDRQSVIDHSEAHLRLTP; encoded by the coding sequence ATGAAGAAACTCGGCAAGTTTTTGTTGCGGGGATTGATCGTGGTCGTCGTGCTTGCGCTGATTGCGGGCGCGGGCGGGGCGTATTATTTCAAGTCGTACCTGCCCAAGACCGTCGCGCTGAAGTCGTTCCCGCAAATTGACGGGGAGATCAAGATGGACGGCCTGGACGGCGCGGTGGACATCTACCGCGACCAGATGGGCATCCCGCACATCTACGCGTCCACGACGCACGACCTGTTCTTCGCGCAGGGATACGTCCACGCGCAGGAGCGCTTCTGGCAGATGGACGCCTGGCGGCACATCGGCTCGGGGACGCTTTCGGAGATGTTCGGCGCGGGACAGGTGAAGACCGATTCGTTCCTGCGTACGCTCGGCTGGAAACAGGTGGCGGAAAAGGAATACGAGCAGCTCAGCCCCGACGCGAAGGCCATCGCAGACGCGTATGCCGACGGCGTGAACGCCTACCTGAAAGACCATGACGGCGACGCGGCGAGCCTGGAATACGCCATCGTGAAATTGCTCAGCCCCGATTACAAGATCCAGCCGTGGACGCCGGTCAATTCGTTGACGTGGGGCAAGGCCATGGCCTGGGACCTGGGCGGCAACATGGACGACGAGATCGAGCGCGCCGTCCTGTTGAAGACGCTCACGCCCGAACAACTGGCGGAGATCTTCCCCGCGTATCCCGAAGATTACCCGGTGATCGTGCCGAAGATCGGGAATCAGGCTTCGGCGCGCGGCGATTCTCCGTCGGCGATCGGTTACTCGTCGCTGCCCGGCGTGGACTTCCAGTCCGTCACGGACAATTTCGCGCGAGTGGACGCGCTCCTCGGCCCGCGCGGGTCGGCCATCGGCTCGAACAGCTGGGCGGTCTCCGGCCAGTTGACGACCACCGGCAAACCCCTGCTCGCCAACGACATGCACCTCGGCATTCAAATGCCGTCCATCTGGTTCCAAAATTCCCTGCACTGCGCGCCGAAATCGGACGCCTGTCCCTTCGAGGTGACCGGCTTCTCGTTCGCGGGCGTGCCGGGCGTCGTGGCGGGTCACAACGACCGAATCGCCTGGGCGTTCACCAACCTCGGGCCCGACGTGCAAGACCTGTACATCGAGAAGGTCAATCCCGACAATCCGAACCAATATGAAGTAGACGGCAAATGGGTGGACTTCGAAACGCGCAAGGAGACCATCGGCGTCGTCGGCGGCGAGGCGGTGGAGATCACCGTCCGCGTCACGCGTCACGGCCCCGTCATCTCCGACACGTACGGTCCGCTCAAAGACAACGTGGATCCCAAATCGGAAGCCACGCCGTTCAAGGATAAAGCCGGTATCGAACTGCCGCAGAACTACGTCATCGCCCTGGCTTGGACGGCGCTCAGCCCCAACTCGCCCTTCGAGGCTATCTGGGGATTCAACCGGGCGCAAAACTGGGACGAGTTCCGCGCCGCGGCCCGCATGTGGTCCGTCCCGGCGCAGAATCTGTTGTACGCCGACGTGGACGGCAACATCGGCTACCAGACGCCGGGCAATATCCCCATCCGCAAGAACGGCGACGGCACGCTCCCCGTCCCCGGCTGGGACAGCCAATACGACTGGACGGGCTACATTCCGTTCGACGAACTGCCCTACGTCTTCAACCCGCAGAGCGGCTACATCGTCACCGCCAACAACCAGGCCAACCCGCGCGGCTATCCCTACCTCATCACCAAAGACTGGGACTACGGACAGCGCGCCGCCCGCATCGTGGACATGATCGTCAACGCGCCGGGCAAGATCGACGCGGCCTACATCCAGTCCATGCACGGGGACTCGAAGAGTCTCAACGCCGAAGCCCTCGTCCCGGTTCTGCTCTCGGTCAACCTGGACTCGCGAGCGGCCTCCGTCCGAGCTCAATTCCTCGCCTCGTGGGACTACCAGGAGCGCGCCGACTCCCAGGCCGCCTTCGTCTTCGAATCGTTCTGGGTCAACCTGCTGACCGACACGTTCAAAGACGACCTGCCCAAAAATTACCGGCCTGGCGGCGGCTCGCGCTGGTACCTGGTGACGCGCAACCTCATCCAACAACCCGACAGCCCCTGGTGGGACGACAAGTCCACCGCCGACAAAGTCGAGACCCGCGACGACATCTTCGTCCGCGCTTTCAGCGAGACTGTCGCGCAGATCGAAAAGGAATACGGCAAAGACGCCGCCAAGTGGCCCGCCTGGGGCAAACTCCACACCGCCACTTTCCGCAACCAGACGCTTGGCGAATCGGGGATCGGCCTCATCGAAAACCTGTTCAATCGCGGGCCGTTTGTCACCGGCGGCGGCGAGAGCATCGTCAACGCGACGGGTTGGGCGATGGGCAGATCCTTCGAGGTGGACTGGCTCCCCTCCGAACGCGAGATCGTGGACCTGGGCAACCTCGACGCCTCGCTTGCCCTGCACACCACCGGGCAATCGGGACACGCGTACCATCCGCACTACGACGACATGATCCCGTTGTGGGCAGACGTGCAGTACCAGCCGATGTGGTGGGACCGCCAATCAGTCATTGACCACAGCGAGGCGCATCTCAGACTGACGCCTTGA
- a CDS encoding polysaccharide biosynthesis protein: protein MKLRNRFVVIGDFVLIIVSVLGSFALRYDVGQMSFYFPAILIMSGVALLVKIPTYYFFGLYRRLWMYASTNELKLIAVAVSTASVLTGGVMLALIAAGLVQPGMPRTALVIDWLFSLVLIGGSRFALRILSEQSASRVDKGRRALIIGAGDAGALVARELQKTNQLDLTPIGFLDDDPAKQRHEIYGVRVIGKVTDLESVLANRRVDEVVIAIPSASGKLVRQITDTCRRRGIPSRTMPGMNELIGGKVSVNRLREVDITDLLRRDPATIDERLIGSSLNGKRVLVTGAGGSIGRELARQIARWMPSELTLLGHGENSIFEALLELRDDFPSLSLHPVIADVRDAARLEAVFAEYRPQVTFHAAAHKHVPLMEANVAEAVTNNVLGTRNLVEIAGKYGAERLVMISTDKAIRPASVMGATKRLAEMIVLNAAHRMGRAYSVVRFGNVLGSRGSVVPRFKRQIARGGPVTVTHPDMQRYFMTIPEAVHLVLQSAAMGTGGEVFFLNMGQPVRILDLVEDLIRLSGLEPGRDIEIEFTGIRPGEKLTEDLSDDSMSFSPTSHPEIVRVESDEAVEGAQLDNALNELARLAEQNETEALLHTLDEVVPGAAVRSTPPPDLTSLV from the coding sequence ATGAAACTTCGCAATCGTTTCGTTGTCATCGGCGATTTCGTCCTCATCATCGTTTCTGTGTTGGGGAGTTTCGCGCTGCGTTACGACGTGGGGCAGATGTCGTTTTATTTTCCCGCCATCCTCATCATGTCGGGCGTGGCGCTGCTGGTCAAAATCCCCACCTATTATTTTTTCGGACTCTACCGCCGCCTGTGGATGTACGCCAGCACGAACGAACTGAAACTGATCGCGGTGGCGGTCTCCACCGCGTCCGTCCTGACGGGCGGCGTGATGCTGGCGCTGATCGCGGCGGGACTCGTCCAGCCGGGGATGCCGCGCACCGCCCTCGTCATTGACTGGCTGTTCTCGCTCGTCCTGATCGGCGGCTCGCGCTTCGCCCTGCGCATCCTCAGCGAGCAGTCCGCCTCCCGCGTGGACAAGGGACGGCGCGCCCTCATCATCGGCGCGGGCGACGCGGGCGCGCTGGTGGCCCGCGAACTGCAAAAGACGAACCAACTCGACCTGACTCCCATCGGTTTCCTCGACGACGATCCCGCCAAACAGCGGCACGAGATTTACGGCGTGCGCGTCATCGGCAAGGTGACGGATCTGGAATCCGTCCTCGCCAACCGCCGGGTGGACGAAGTGGTGATCGCCATCCCGTCCGCGTCGGGCAAACTGGTCCGCCAGATCACGGACACCTGCCGCAGGAGGGGCATCCCCTCGCGGACGATGCCCGGCATGAACGAACTCATCGGCGGGAAGGTCAGCGTGAACCGCCTGCGCGAAGTGGACATCACCGACCTGCTGCGCCGCGATCCCGCCACGATAGACGAGCGCCTCATCGGTTCCTCCCTGAACGGGAAGCGCGTCCTCGTCACCGGCGCGGGCGGCTCGATCGGGCGCGAACTCGCCCGTCAGATCGCGCGCTGGATGCCTTCCGAGTTGACCCTGCTCGGCCACGGCGAGAACAGCATCTTCGAAGCCCTGCTCGAGTTGCGCGACGACTTCCCGTCGCTGTCGCTGCATCCCGTCATCGCCGACGTGCGCGACGCGGCGCGGCTCGAGGCCGTCTTCGCGGAGTATCGCCCGCAGGTGACGTTCCACGCCGCGGCGCACAAACACGTCCCGTTGATGGAGGCCAACGTCGCGGAGGCGGTGACGAACAACGTGCTGGGGACGCGCAACCTCGTCGAGATCGCGGGCAAATACGGGGCGGAGCGGCTCGTGATGATCTCGACGGACAAGGCCATCCGTCCCGCCAGCGTGATGGGCGCGACGAAACGCCTGGCGGAGATGATCGTCCTCAACGCCGCGCACCGCATGGGACGGGCCTATTCGGTCGTCCGCTTTGGCAATGTGCTCGGCAGCCGCGGGAGCGTGGTGCCGCGCTTCAAACGTCAGATCGCGCGCGGCGGCCCCGTCACGGTGACGCATCCCGACATGCAGCGTTACTTTATGACCATCCCCGAGGCTGTGCATCTGGTGTTGCAATCCGCGGCGATGGGGACGGGCGGCGAGGTCTTCTTCCTGAACATGGGACAGCCCGTGCGGATTTTGGATTTGGTCGAGGATTTGATCCGTCTTTCGGGACTCGAACCCGGGCGCGACATCGAGATCGAGTTCACGGGCATCCGTCCCGGCGAAAAATTGACCGAAGATCTCTCGGACGACAGCATGAGTTTCTCGCCGACCTCGCATCCAGAGATCGTGCGCGTCGAATCGGACGAGGCGGTGGAGGGCGCGCAGTTGGACAACGCCCTGAACGAACTGGCGCGCCTGGCGGAGCAGAACGAAACCGAGGCGCTCCTGCACACGCTGGACGAGGTCGTGCCGGGCGCGGCGGTCCGCTCCACGCCGCCGCCCGATCTGACCTCGTTGGTTTAG